The DNA sequence CGTGTACGCCCGTCACTATACCACTGTGGTAATTGGTGTGATGGTAATAATGGTTGACAAAATGACTGGACAAGCCTGGCCACCAGATATGGTGTTCGGGGCGATTAAAATACCAGTAGGTAAAATGATAGGAAGGAAGGCGCAGTACCACTATGACCTGCATGTTCCAGGAAGGAAAACCCCAGTCATACCACAAGGGATAAGGTCGCCAGCAAGGATAATCGTACCAGCTTGGGTAACCCAACCAATAGGGGTAATGGTAATAATAATGAACATCTACCCGCTCCGGTGTTTCTTCCTGGTAGTACACATCATCCCCATCCTCATAATACAGGTCATCATAGGCATACTCATCGGCATAAGCAGCAGCGGCTACTTCCAGTTGCTCCGCTAGCTCCGGATTCGCTTCTAGTTCTTGTTTCCAGTCTTCCAACTCCTGGGCATTTTTTCGGGCAACCACTAAACTGAGGCTATCCATTTGTGCAATCAGCCAATCGGGATCACTACGGTACTGTTCTCCTACGAGAAGGGTAAGGCTGATATTCTCCGTCAGCAAATCCAATACTTCGGGCAGGGCCAGCAGGGTTTGCATTTGATCCTGGACGGTACCGGGGTAAGCCGCTAATACCTGTTGGAAAGCACTTGTGGCAGCGGCTTGCAACTGATCAGCGTCGGTAATTAACGCCGAATAATTACGTAAGGCCTGAATGGCCTTTTCCTGAATGGCTTCGGAATAAGCGGGCAGTGCTTCACGAACAGTGCGATCGTTCGCATTCCTAAGGCTCGCCAATTGGTGGATTAAGCCGGGATAGCGGGATAAATCCCAGATAAGCTCCTGCACTTCACGAGGATATTCGTTCATCAAGTCCTGAAAAGAGGTACTGGTTTTTTCCTGAATGCGTTGCAATTTCACGAGTACCTCAGGGTAAAGAACAGCTTCCAGAATGCTGGCACGAGTAGCGGGAGGATAGAGTACCAGTGCTTCTATGGCCACTTGTTCCTCTTCCTGCAATTGAGCAAAAAAATCCTGATTGGTTTGCCCTTGAAGCAAAAATGACGAACAACCCACAAGTAGTAATAATGCCAGTAATTGACGCAGCAGATTATTTTTCATTTTCTTGGTTTTAAAAGGTTATTTCCTTGTTCGCAAGGAAAATATCGTTCTCAGTGCCAGCAAAGCCGCCAGCCCAAAACCGACGATCCCCCACAGGGCGACACCATCAATAAGTGGGGGGATTTTGGCCACCACTATCAAGGAAGCAGCAATAATAATCGCTACCACCAGCAGCGTATAAGAAAGGAGTTTGATACTCTCACTCACTTTGTCGGCCGTAGGTTGCAGGCCTTTATGTTCAAATTCAATGTGGAGTTTGCCTTCTTTTACTTTGCGAAGAATTTCACGAATATCTTCCGGCAGTTCGCGCAAAAGGTTGGTCGTATCTTCGGCCGATCTTAGCAACTCGCGCCGCAACCGCAGCGGACTAAAACGCTTCGACAACAAACGCTGAACATAAGGACCGATATTGGCGATAATGTCGTAGTGGGGATCCAACTGTAAGCCGACGCCTTCCATGATGACCAGGGCTTTCAGTAATAAAAGCAAATTGGCCGGAAGCTTGATTTTATAATCATAAAACAAGGCGTTGAGCCCCTGCATTACCTCCATTCCATCAATATCCTCCAAAGCAATGCTGGCGTACTGGCGGAGGACATAAATGATGTCGTATTCCAGCTCACGCTCTTTGTCTTTGGTCAGGCCCGTAGAGAATTTGAGGATCGCCTTTTTCAATCCCTGCACGTCCTGGTCATAAATGGCGAGCAGCAACTGGGCGAACAACAATTTGTCGCGCTCACTCACCGTGCCCACCATACCATAATCAAGGAAGGCAATCCGGCCATCCTCTAGCACGAAGATGTTGCCGGGGTGAGGGTCGGCATGGAAGAACCCGTGTTCAAACACCTGCTCAAAATATAGTCCAATACCACGTAGGGCCAATTCCTTTCCGGTGATATTAAACGGAGACAACTGATCGAGGTCGGTGATTTTATAACCGGGCACATACTCCATACAGAGAATCTTATCCGTAGACAATTCCTGGTAAATAGCCGGAATCAACACCTGGTTGTTTTCCCGAAACATCTGTTGAAAATGCAGCAAATTAGCGGCCTCACGGCGAAAACTCAATTCTTCGGTAATGCTTTGTTCAAACATTTTCACCAGCTCGCCAGGTTGATACACCAACAATGCCGGAAAATAGCTTTCAAGTATCCCTACCAACTGATTGAGAATAGCAATATCCGCTGCAATCACTTCGCGGATGCCGGGCCGCTGAACTTTCAAAACAACCTCCCTCCCCCCTACCAAACGCGCACGATGAACCTGCGCCATAGAGGCAGAAGCCAAGGGTTGGGGATCAAAATACTCGACCATCTCCTGCCAGGGGCGGGAAAACTCCTGCGCCATGGTAGCATAAATTTCTTCTATCGCTACAGGCGGCACCTGATCCTGTAACTTAGCCAACTCCGTAATCAACTCATCCGGCAGCAAATCCGGGCGATTGCTCGCAATTTGAGCAAACTTGATGAAGGTCGTCCCCAATTCTTCACACACCAGACGGATACGCTCATAGCGCGTAAATTCACTCACCTTGCGCCCCGCTCGACTGGGCACAAACCGGTTGGTCTGTGGCACCAGTCGGTTGAGTGGCGGATGAGCGAGAAGGTCTTCAAAACCGTATTTTATAAAGGTTCCAAAAACCTTCTCGTACCTCATCAAAGTAGAAGTGGTGGCGATATTTAAGGCACTGGCCTTCATCTGCTTCGTTTGTTTTGTGCGCTTTCTTAATTGGACAAATTAGAAATCGCTCGTTTCAGGTAGCTGAAAGATTCGGAAATATCTTCCACAAAATGATCCAACTTCGTCTGTTCGGTTTCGCGGCGATCAAGCAGCTGACGAACTTCGATCAGCTTCTCGGTAAACTCACGCCGGATACCCTCAACGCGGGCAGGGTCATCCTTGTCATGCAGTGCCAAATTGACGCGAAAAGCATCCATTTTGGCTTTGAAAGCATCAAGTATTTCCTGCATCTGTTTGCTCATATCCGGGTAGCTTACCCTTACGGCTTCTTCAAGTTTGTAAATTTTCTGAAGGATATCCTTCTTGTAAGCATCATAAGCCTTCACCTTGGTGGGCACCTCGGTAAATAAGCTTGATTCCAGATCTTCGATGCACGTCAAGAAATCGCGGCGATCATCTGCACTAAAAGCAGCTGATGCTTTCAAAGCGGCCCTTTCCTTGTTGATGTAAGCGGATAGCGCTTTGCGTTCCCGTTCGATCAAATCCCTCGCTTCAGCTTTGCCTAATGCCATTTGCACTCGCAACTCATCCGATAAAGCCTGAAGGTTACGTGCTTCGTTTTTGATTCTTTCGATGATTGCATTTTCCATTAGCGTAAGATTAAATGAACAATGTGGAGAGTTATACCGACTGAAGTGTTTGGGCAATGCCCAAACCACTTTGTTGTTGGGATACCTCACTCTCGCACTACTAAGTATCAATAAAAACAGGAAAATATGTACTGATTAGGATCAGTACCAATAGATGAGAATTGTCACTAAACGGAAGAGCTTCTTTTAAAAAATGGCCCGTTATTTAAGCTAGAAAGCGTCAATTTCTTTGATTTTTGCTACCCACTCTTCTGGCAAAGCCGCTTTGCGCAAAGCAGCATAATCGTAGGGCACAATCGACTGTCGGGAGATGGCCGCGATCCGCTGATGGACTTTGGAAAAAATAGCCGATTCTATCAGAAAGCGGTCCTCCTTGATTTCAATCACCCTTACCCCGATCACGGCGGTATCCGGATATACCATAGGGAAAATGTATTTACAATCTTGCCAGCCCAGTATGGGGTCTACGCCCTCGCTGAAGTTGTTGCTGATGCCCATGCGTTCAAAATACGCCAGCCGCGAAGATTCAGCCCAACGCAGATACACCAGATTATTAACGTGCCGTGCAGCATCCATATCTCCCCATTGTACCGGGTATTCTATTTGGACCTTGTATTGGTCAAGCGAAATTTTACTCATAAGATTAGCGATTCCATAAATAGCTTACTCCAAAAGTTACGCGCAAGCCTCCA is a window from the Lewinella sp. LCG006 genome containing:
- a CDS encoding ABC1 kinase family protein: MKASALNIATTSTLMRYEKVFGTFIKYGFEDLLAHPPLNRLVPQTNRFVPSRAGRKVSEFTRYERIRLVCEELGTTFIKFAQIASNRPDLLPDELITELAKLQDQVPPVAIEEIYATMAQEFSRPWQEMVEYFDPQPLASASMAQVHRARLVGGREVVLKVQRPGIREVIAADIAILNQLVGILESYFPALLVYQPGELVKMFEQSITEELSFRREAANLLHFQQMFRENNQVLIPAIYQELSTDKILCMEYVPGYKITDLDQLSPFNITGKELALRGIGLYFEQVFEHGFFHADPHPGNIFVLEDGRIAFLDYGMVGTVSERDKLLFAQLLLAIYDQDVQGLKKAILKFSTGLTKDKERELEYDIIYVLRQYASIALEDIDGMEVMQGLNALFYDYKIKLPANLLLLLKALVIMEGVGLQLDPHYDIIANIGPYVQRLLSKRFSPLRLRRELLRSAEDTTNLLRELPEDIREILRKVKEGKLHIEFEHKGLQPTADKVSESIKLLSYTLLVVAIIIAASLIVVAKIPPLIDGVALWGIVGFGLAALLALRTIFSLRTRK
- a CDS encoding acyl-CoA thioesterase; the encoded protein is MSKISLDQYKVQIEYPVQWGDMDAARHVNNLVYLRWAESSRLAYFERMGISNNFSEGVDPILGWQDCKYIFPMVYPDTAVIGVRVIEIKEDRFLIESAIFSKVHQRIAAISRQSIVPYDYAALRKAALPEEWVAKIKEIDAF